A part of Terriglobus roseus genomic DNA contains:
- a CDS encoding APC family permease gives MNAVNPSEPHLRRQLGFTGALSANIIDMVGVGPFITLPLIVTAMGGPQAMLGWLLGALLSLADGCTWSELGTAYPEAGGSYAYLKSAYPPKIGRAFSFLYAWQLIFSAPLSIASGCIGFAQYATWFLPGFGHTAQTVLALAACLICTALLFQPIRKIGAVTRVLGGVVIATLLGVIAIGFTHFSPSLAFSFPPNAFHLNSSFFSGLGAGLLVAAYDYWGYYNVCFLGAEVRDPSRTIPRAVIGAIVIVGTLYLLMNISVLGVLPWQSLTHSSSGERQYTMAVFVQTAFASHTWAHAAGSIAVILIAIASLASVYALLLGYSRIPYAAAQDGNFPAIFKKLHPRHGFPVVSLSVLCLVTLICCLFRLQEVIASLVVLRIVFQFLLQGIAILLPKHRAERTRAGRFRMPFYPLPSLIATSTFIFILLSRPKIVTEFRLALLVLISGLMIYATRYLLQRRPKTA, from the coding sequence ATGAACGCAGTTAATCCATCCGAGCCGCATCTTCGCCGACAACTCGGGTTCACGGGAGCACTCTCCGCCAACATCATTGATATGGTTGGCGTGGGTCCGTTCATCACATTGCCCTTGATTGTGACCGCAATGGGAGGACCGCAGGCCATGCTTGGCTGGCTGCTCGGTGCACTGCTCTCTCTTGCTGATGGTTGCACATGGAGTGAGCTTGGCACGGCATATCCAGAGGCCGGGGGCTCTTACGCGTATCTCAAGTCAGCCTACCCACCCAAAATCGGAAGGGCTTTCAGCTTCCTCTACGCGTGGCAGCTCATCTTCTCTGCGCCGCTTTCCATCGCCTCTGGTTGTATTGGCTTCGCACAGTACGCCACGTGGTTTTTACCTGGCTTTGGCCACACCGCGCAGACCGTTCTGGCTCTTGCCGCGTGTCTCATCTGTACGGCACTCCTCTTCCAACCCATTCGAAAGATTGGTGCGGTAACGCGTGTTCTGGGCGGTGTCGTAATCGCAACTCTGCTCGGGGTCATTGCAATAGGTTTCACACACTTCTCGCCCTCACTCGCATTTAGCTTCCCCCCCAACGCCTTTCATCTGAACAGTTCATTCTTCAGTGGTCTTGGAGCCGGCCTTCTGGTCGCCGCATACGACTACTGGGGCTACTACAACGTCTGTTTTCTGGGTGCAGAAGTACGCGATCCAAGCCGCACCATTCCGCGCGCGGTGATCGGAGCCATCGTCATCGTTGGCACGCTCTATCTTTTGATGAATATCAGCGTGCTAGGTGTTCTTCCGTGGCAGTCGCTTACGCATAGCAGCAGTGGCGAACGACAGTACACCATGGCTGTCTTCGTACAAACGGCGTTTGCTTCGCACACATGGGCACATGCCGCCGGATCAATCGCTGTCATCTTGATTGCAATTGCGTCATTAGCTTCCGTGTATGCACTTCTTCTTGGCTACTCGCGCATCCCCTACGCCGCTGCACAAGACGGAAACTTCCCTGCCATCTTCAAAAAGTTGCACCCTCGTCACGGGTTTCCGGTGGTCTCACTTAGTGTGCTCTGCCTTGTTACGTTGATCTGTTGCCTCTTCCGACTGCAGGAGGTCATCGCATCGCTCGTGGTCCTGCGCATTGTCTTTCAGTTCTTACTTCAAGGCATTGCCATTCTGCTTCCGAAGCACAGAGCGGAACGCACACGCGCCGGACGATTCCGCATGCCTTTCTACCCACTACCTAGTCTCATTGCGACCAGCACATTTATCTTCATCCTGCTGTCGCGCCCAAAGATCGTCACAGAGTTCCGTCTGGCACTCCTGGTGCTCATCAGCGGCC
- the argH gene encoding argininosuccinate lyase, with product MSNVTSSFPAPVYREQVLAHIFADAQHLFLPSLLEIDRAHAVMLHRSGIITRDTAAACLQGINALNLEELRSTIYDGSVEDLFFLVEKKLADIAGQEHAGRLHTARSRNDIDLTMYRMVLRSNLLNILGASLKLRSVLLTIATQYRDALMPAYTHNQPAQPTTLGHYMMAMAEVLERDAERLIACFARVNRNPLGACAITTTGFPIQRDLTMRLLGFNGLVVNSYGAIAAVDYVAEACSVLATAMLSLGRFTQDMLLWSTAEFNFLRLSNGYVQISSIMPQKRNPVPLEHVRILSSRALTESQSVLSSLHNTPFADMNDGEDSLQPLVALAFSDAQRALTLIAGALSEATFNTEEMRRRAGGNFLPVTEVADTLVRQTGISFHDAHTITSAAVRSATSDDVSVFVDDLFRRTQEAKLNITKQQLRQAMDPEHFVAIRTITGGPASSAMQAQIDHASQQLQVDEQWLAATRANLEKAKTLLQRECELITQSHR from the coding sequence GTGTCGAACGTCACGTCCTCTTTCCCCGCTCCGGTCTACCGTGAACAAGTCCTTGCGCACATCTTCGCGGATGCACAGCATCTTTTTCTTCCGTCTTTATTAGAGATTGATCGCGCGCACGCAGTTATGCTCCACCGCAGCGGCATCATCACACGCGATACTGCAGCCGCCTGCCTGCAAGGTATTAATGCACTGAATTTAGAAGAGCTCCGCTCCACCATCTACGACGGCTCAGTCGAAGACCTCTTCTTCCTGGTCGAGAAGAAGCTCGCCGATATCGCAGGCCAAGAGCATGCTGGAAGACTCCACACCGCCCGCTCGAGAAATGATATCGATCTAACCATGTACCGCATGGTTCTTAGGTCCAATCTATTGAACATCCTCGGCGCTTCTCTTAAGCTGCGCTCGGTGCTGCTAACGATTGCGACACAATACCGCGACGCGTTGATGCCGGCTTACACACACAACCAACCAGCACAGCCAACGACATTAGGCCACTACATGATGGCGATGGCCGAGGTTTTGGAACGAGACGCAGAGCGCCTTATTGCCTGCTTCGCGCGTGTAAATCGCAATCCGCTGGGAGCCTGCGCGATTACTACCACCGGCTTCCCTATCCAGCGTGACCTCACCATGCGCCTGCTTGGCTTCAACGGTCTTGTCGTGAATAGCTACGGGGCTATCGCCGCAGTCGATTATGTCGCTGAAGCATGCAGTGTATTGGCGACGGCTATGCTTAGCCTTGGTCGATTCACACAAGACATGTTGTTGTGGTCTACCGCTGAATTTAACTTCCTGCGCCTATCCAACGGATACGTACAGATCAGCAGCATCATGCCGCAAAAGCGCAATCCGGTTCCGCTGGAACATGTGCGTATCCTTTCATCCCGCGCGCTTACTGAGTCGCAATCTGTGTTGAGCTCACTGCACAACACACCCTTCGCCGACATGAATGACGGCGAAGATTCGCTGCAGCCTCTCGTCGCGCTTGCCTTCTCTGATGCGCAACGTGCGCTCACGCTGATTGCGGGCGCTCTTTCCGAAGCCACTTTCAACACGGAGGAGATGCGACGACGCGCTGGCGGCAACTTTCTGCCCGTCACAGAAGTTGCCGACACTCTCGTGCGCCAGACCGGCATTTCATTCCACGACGCTCACACAATCACCTCCGCTGCAGTCAGATCTGCCACATCTGATGATGTTTCCGTTTTCGTGGATGATCTTTTCCGACGCACGCAGGAAGCAAAGCTCAACATCACGAAACAGCAACTGCGGCAAGCGATGGATCCAGAGCACTTCGTCGCCATCCGCACCATTACGGGTGGCCCCGCATCGTCAGCCATGCAAGCGCAGATCGACCATGCATCTCAGCAACTCCAAGTCGACGAGCAGTGGTTGGCCGCAACACGAGCCAATCTGGAAAAGGCGAAGACGTTGCTTCAACGCGAGTGCGAGTTAATTACCCAATCTCACCGATGA